One stretch of Roseimicrobium sp. ORNL1 DNA includes these proteins:
- a CDS encoding WD40 repeat domain-containing serine/threonine protein kinase: MATPSPAHVTAACPVCGNPVPEQAPEFLCPACLLKLATCHSTGNDGGTMEGVDTPAEESAHKTTTSFKVGFHVGAYEILREIGRGGMGKVYEARHAKLNRKVALKVLPWADFASPEQLERFRREAEAAARLQHPNIIAVHEWGYHENCPYMAMQLVENARSLADEIARGALPMRRAAQLVATVARAVHFSHQHGILHRDIKPSNILLNEAGNPLLVDFGLARLDDAAFSLTRSDLVFGTPAYMSPEQATGEDLTTACDVYSLGAVLYEALSGRPLFRGKTVAETLRQVVEREPQPLRVQCSTMDRELEIICLKCVEKKVERRYDSALALAEDLEHWLKDMPIRARASTITSRAMKWARRRPGVAVLSVALVLTALIGLAGVFINWTEAVQARKEQTSILWDSLLSEARARRWSHQPGARYLAIESLQRAAAIRPSMELQNEAVAVLVISDLRPAEVWEGNPDRQPIVALSTDFTLTAHALKDGTVVVTERASSKQVSVLPGEGKAASRLIRFSPDAHWLAVGYESSADRIMDVKVWDWKNATLIHQWHGVHDGALSFWSDASRICVCLDRELRIYELAHGSLQGAPVALPAEARMVAVSPRGDFLAINFVSNEAMPEGRVMLLDLRQAEVKTSWLDHPATVGRFAWHPRMNWLAVPSPRERTIRIWDAETGTLRQMISGPLDNVYEAVWNPGGELIATGSRDGSLKLWDATTGEMYVSQESTTEHLQFSTDGSRLGVGQDGTRVRLYEVTSLGACRRLRSPSDGTVYRAAWNHDGSIIGATSEKVRFWNAEGYELASLNFQAPRGLFFCKDSLIVTGGSGVWRWPMQTQTSGKKLQVVLDEPEALTRDPSHGYSALAGDEQRLAVVFDDGVRVFNLSSRGSAPLTLTGHARAHTVSMSPDGRLVATGTYAMGNDVWVWNAQTGEVVQKLAIPGGAAVAFAVNGKWLITGSSEEFRCWDTSTWKPGAVHPKHDQIGDHIAMSPRGTVAAIPYARNKVKMVNAETLEDVGEPDCGPHVPLCFGPDGSQFLSANPQGFLFQWDMAWIRQEVARLRLDWKFTPLVHQPSPLVEEMIVPKKGVP; encoded by the coding sequence ATGGCGACTCCCTCTCCTGCGCATGTCACAGCAGCCTGCCCGGTGTGCGGCAATCCCGTGCCCGAGCAGGCTCCGGAGTTCCTGTGCCCGGCGTGTCTCCTGAAGCTGGCGACTTGCCACAGTACCGGTAACGATGGTGGCACGATGGAAGGCGTGGACACGCCTGCGGAGGAATCAGCCCACAAGACGACCACGTCCTTCAAGGTGGGATTCCACGTGGGGGCGTACGAAATCCTTCGCGAGATCGGCCGTGGCGGCATGGGCAAGGTGTATGAGGCCCGCCACGCCAAACTGAACCGGAAGGTGGCGCTCAAGGTGCTGCCATGGGCGGACTTTGCCTCACCAGAGCAGTTGGAGAGGTTTCGCCGGGAGGCGGAGGCAGCGGCTCGCCTGCAGCATCCCAACATCATCGCGGTGCACGAATGGGGATACCACGAGAACTGTCCCTACATGGCCATGCAACTGGTGGAAAACGCCAGAAGCCTGGCGGATGAAATTGCCAGAGGTGCGCTGCCCATGCGGCGCGCGGCACAGCTTGTCGCCACCGTCGCAAGGGCGGTGCACTTTTCCCACCAGCATGGGATCCTGCATCGCGACATCAAGCCAAGCAACATCCTCCTCAATGAGGCGGGCAATCCGCTTCTGGTGGACTTTGGTCTGGCGCGATTGGATGACGCCGCCTTCTCCCTCACGCGCTCGGATCTGGTGTTTGGCACTCCGGCCTACATGTCTCCCGAACAGGCTACGGGAGAGGATCTCACCACGGCGTGTGATGTGTACAGCCTGGGCGCGGTGCTCTACGAGGCTCTGAGTGGTCGACCGCTTTTCCGGGGTAAGACCGTGGCGGAAACCCTGCGGCAGGTGGTGGAGCGCGAACCGCAACCTCTGAGGGTGCAATGCAGTACGATGGATCGGGAACTGGAGATCATCTGCCTCAAATGCGTGGAGAAAAAAGTCGAGCGAAGGTATGACTCCGCCCTGGCGCTCGCCGAGGATCTGGAACACTGGCTCAAGGACATGCCCATCCGTGCGAGAGCGAGCACCATCACCTCGCGCGCGATGAAGTGGGCACGGCGGAGGCCCGGTGTCGCCGTCCTGAGCGTCGCGCTGGTTCTCACGGCGCTGATTGGACTCGCCGGCGTGTTCATCAACTGGACCGAAGCCGTACAGGCTCGCAAAGAGCAGACCAGCATCTTGTGGGATTCTCTCCTCTCCGAAGCCCGGGCACGGCGATGGAGCCATCAGCCGGGTGCTCGCTATCTCGCCATTGAATCGCTGCAGCGCGCCGCCGCCATCCGCCCCTCCATGGAGTTGCAGAACGAAGCCGTGGCCGTGCTCGTCATCTCCGACTTGCGTCCTGCGGAAGTGTGGGAGGGCAATCCTGATCGTCAGCCCATCGTGGCTCTGAGTACCGACTTCACCCTCACGGCTCATGCGTTGAAGGACGGCACGGTGGTGGTGACGGAGCGAGCTTCATCCAAACAAGTGTCGGTGCTGCCGGGCGAAGGAAAAGCGGCATCACGGCTCATCCGCTTCAGTCCTGATGCCCACTGGCTGGCGGTCGGATACGAGAGCTCCGCAGACCGCATCATGGATGTGAAAGTGTGGGACTGGAAGAATGCCACCTTGATCCACCAGTGGCATGGCGTGCACGACGGCGCGCTGAGTTTCTGGTCCGACGCCTCTCGCATCTGTGTGTGCCTGGATCGCGAACTTCGTATTTACGAGTTGGCTCATGGCTCGCTGCAGGGGGCACCAGTGGCCCTCCCTGCGGAGGCCAGGATGGTGGCAGTGTCACCGCGCGGCGACTTTCTGGCCATCAACTTTGTCAGCAACGAAGCAATGCCTGAAGGTCGTGTCATGCTGCTCGACCTGCGACAGGCAGAAGTAAAAACGTCCTGGCTGGACCATCCCGCCACGGTGGGACGCTTTGCATGGCACCCGCGGATGAACTGGCTCGCCGTTCCCTCGCCACGAGAGCGAACCATCCGCATCTGGGATGCCGAGACTGGGACGCTTCGACAGATGATTTCCGGTCCACTGGATAATGTTTACGAGGCCGTCTGGAATCCCGGAGGAGAACTCATCGCCACCGGCTCGCGGGATGGCAGCCTGAAGCTGTGGGATGCGACCACCGGGGAAATGTATGTGTCCCAGGAGTCCACCACGGAGCACCTGCAATTCTCCACGGACGGTTCACGTCTCGGTGTGGGGCAGGATGGCACGCGTGTGCGATTGTATGAGGTGACTTCGCTCGGAGCGTGTCGTCGCCTGCGCAGTCCGTCCGATGGCACGGTCTATCGTGCTGCTTGGAATCACGATGGATCAATCATTGGAGCTACATCGGAGAAGGTGCGCTTCTGGAATGCGGAGGGCTACGAGCTGGCCTCACTGAATTTCCAGGCGCCGCGCGGTCTCTTCTTCTGCAAGGACTCTCTGATCGTCACCGGCGGTAGTGGTGTCTGGCGCTGGCCCATGCAGACGCAGACATCCGGCAAGAAGCTGCAGGTCGTGCTGGACGAACCAGAAGCGCTCACTCGTGACCCCTCTCACGGATATTCGGCGCTGGCCGGAGATGAGCAACGACTGGCGGTGGTGTTTGATGATGGAGTGCGTGTATTCAACCTCAGCAGCCGTGGTTCTGCACCACTGACGCTCACCGGTCATGCGCGAGCTCACACCGTCTCGATGAGTCCGGATGGGCGTCTCGTGGCGACGGGCACCTATGCGATGGGCAATGATGTGTGGGTGTGGAATGCGCAGACCGGTGAGGTCGTGCAGAAGCTCGCCATCCCGGGAGGCGCCGCGGTCGCATTTGCCGTGAATGGCAAGTGGCTCATCACCGGAAGCTCGGAGGAGTTCCGCTGCTGGGACACCAGCACGTGGAAGCCGGGTGCCGTGCATCCCAAGCACGACCAGATTGGAGATCACATCGCCATGAGCCCGCGCGGAACCGTCGCCGCCATTCCCTACGCGAGGAACAAGGTGAAGATGGTGAATGCAGAAACCCTGGAGGACGTCGGCGAGCCAGACTGCGGTCCGCATGTGCCGCTGTGTTTCGGTCCTGATGGATCCCAATTCCTCTCCGCGAATCCTCAGGGCTTCCTGTTCCAGTGGGACATGGCGTGGATACGCCAGGAGGTCGCGCGACTGCGGCTGGATTGGAAGTTCACGCCGCTCGTTCATCAGCCATCACCTCTGGTGGAGGAGATGATCGTACCCAAAAAAGGCGTGCCCTGA
- a CDS encoding sigma-70 family RNA polymerase sigma factor, with protein sequence MKSETASIFPGTRWTLIARLQGSPTETALRAWDDVCRAYWKPVHAYIRRHLNGQDDVDDLGQEFFCMLIRENLLKEVDAAHGKLRAWMLMLLKRFLYDAWTRTQTKKRGGHLMRVSLEEEEVPARHLQEGPDDSVLFDRQWAFTLIERVFARLREEHQNPTRRRTFEALLPLLLSTPPGMVREVAQQQGMEEGTVKVALHRLRHRFGTCLREEVATTVDSADQIEEELRHLLKVIGTAS encoded by the coding sequence ATGAAGAGCGAGACTGCCAGCATCTTCCCCGGCACGCGATGGACCTTGATCGCGCGTCTCCAAGGGTCGCCCACGGAAACCGCGCTCCGGGCCTGGGATGACGTCTGCCGCGCCTACTGGAAACCGGTGCATGCCTACATCCGCCGGCACCTCAATGGCCAGGACGATGTGGATGACCTGGGGCAGGAATTCTTCTGCATGCTCATTCGCGAAAACCTGCTGAAGGAGGTGGACGCTGCGCACGGGAAACTGCGCGCCTGGATGCTGATGTTGCTCAAGCGATTCCTGTACGATGCCTGGACACGCACCCAGACCAAGAAACGCGGCGGCCACCTCATGCGAGTCAGCCTGGAGGAGGAGGAGGTGCCTGCGAGGCATCTCCAAGAGGGTCCGGATGACAGCGTGCTGTTTGACCGTCAATGGGCCTTCACCCTCATTGAGCGTGTCTTTGCCCGTCTGCGCGAGGAACACCAGAACCCCACGCGCAGGCGTACTTTCGAAGCCCTGCTTCCCCTGCTCCTGAGCACACCTCCAGGCATGGTGCGGGAAGTGGCGCAGCAGCAGGGCATGGAGGAAGGAACCGTGAAGGTGGCACTCCATCGCCTGAGACATCGCTTTGGCACCTGTCTCCGTGAGGAGGTGGCCACCACCGTGGACTCGGCGGACCAGATCGAGGAAGAGCTGCGGCACCTGCTCAAGGTCATCGGCACCGCTTCGTGA
- a CDS encoding TM2 domain-containing protein, producing MSDKKFLPALLLAIFLGFAGGHRFYVGKTGTAILQLVTCGGAGVWVLIDIVMIAMGKFLDKNNLPLAK from the coding sequence ATGAGCGACAAGAAATTCCTACCCGCATTGCTTCTGGCCATCTTCCTTGGGTTTGCAGGCGGTCACCGCTTCTACGTCGGAAAAACGGGCACTGCGATTCTTCAGCTCGTCACCTGTGGTGGAGCCGGCGTTTGGGTATTGATCGACATCGTGATGATTGCCATGGGGAAATTCCTCGATAAGAACAACCTCCCGCTCGCGAAGTAG
- a CDS encoding radical SAM protein, with product MLSTSSSPDTVLKHTTSRCPVCQAACPARVVSRWGRVYLQRTCATHGEFSACLASDERFYWLAQGKEENRECCPGSACCSADGAAAGTLGRNAAGHGTQPFEMLSTCLALIEIVHSCNLACPTCYADSPLGAGSKVNAVPLEDIKQRIQGVIDRKGGIEILQLSGGEPTLHPHLFELCAWIKEHPKIDFVLLNTNGVRLAKEQEFALRLSEVFGGSGVQIYLQFDGVQEQGQRTLRGADLRTLREEALAQCAAAGLPVTLAMTVTTENLPSLWEAVHFGLQREVVHGITFQPVFDSGRRAVPSAAARETQGTTHGSLQRQRHDRLNTADILKAVVGQSSGQLRVEDFTPLPCGDPNCATIGYLIRQGAHVWHVSDFMDFTRLQGFLQDKMHYTLEDLARCGCENTDLGELLKTLERTRSMAFRIMVKPFMDSWTWDEDRIDRCCTHVIRPDGKLDSFCRYYSTQASVV from the coding sequence ATGCTTTCGACCTCTTCTTCCCCGGACACTGTGCTGAAGCACACCACGTCCCGTTGTCCCGTTTGTCAGGCTGCCTGCCCCGCGCGTGTCGTGAGCCGCTGGGGCAGGGTGTACCTCCAGCGCACCTGTGCCACGCATGGGGAGTTCAGCGCGTGCCTGGCCAGTGACGAGCGTTTTTACTGGCTCGCACAGGGCAAGGAGGAAAATCGTGAGTGCTGCCCGGGTAGTGCCTGCTGCTCTGCGGATGGTGCAGCTGCGGGCACGCTGGGACGGAACGCGGCCGGACACGGGACACAGCCTTTTGAAATGCTCTCCACCTGCCTGGCGCTGATTGAGATCGTCCATTCCTGCAATCTCGCCTGTCCCACATGCTATGCGGATTCTCCCCTCGGCGCCGGTTCCAAGGTGAACGCAGTGCCCTTGGAAGACATCAAGCAGCGGATCCAGGGGGTGATTGATCGGAAGGGTGGGATTGAGATTCTGCAACTGAGCGGTGGCGAGCCCACCCTTCATCCCCATCTCTTCGAGCTCTGCGCGTGGATTAAAGAGCATCCGAAGATCGATTTTGTCCTGCTCAATACCAACGGTGTCCGGCTTGCGAAGGAACAGGAGTTTGCGCTTCGGTTGAGCGAAGTCTTTGGTGGTAGTGGAGTGCAGATCTATCTTCAGTTCGATGGGGTGCAGGAGCAGGGCCAGCGAACCCTGAGAGGGGCTGACTTGCGAACTCTGCGTGAGGAAGCCCTCGCCCAGTGCGCAGCCGCGGGTCTACCCGTGACACTGGCCATGACGGTCACGACGGAGAATCTTCCCTCCTTGTGGGAAGCGGTGCACTTCGGCCTGCAGAGGGAGGTAGTGCATGGCATCACCTTCCAGCCCGTCTTTGACAGCGGCCGACGAGCGGTCCCATCCGCAGCCGCTCGTGAAACTCAAGGTACGACGCACGGCAGTCTCCAGCGCCAGCGGCACGACCGGCTGAACACGGCGGATATTCTAAAAGCCGTGGTCGGGCAGAGCAGTGGACAGCTTCGCGTGGAGGACTTCACACCACTGCCCTGTGGAGATCCGAACTGCGCCACCATCGGTTATCTCATCAGGCAGGGAGCACACGTTTGGCACGTGAGTGATTTCATGGACTTCACCAGACTGCAGGGGTTCCTCCAGGATAAGATGCACTACACGCTGGAGGACCTGGCGCGCTGCGGTTGTGAGAACACGGACCTCGGTGAACTGCTGAAGACCCTTGAGCGCACCCGCAGCATGGCCTTCCGCATCATGGTAAAGCCGTTCATGGATTCCTGGACATGGGATGAGGATCGCATCGATCGCTGCTGTACCCATGTGATCCGGCCGGACGGCAAACTGGATTCCTTCTGCCGCTATTACAGCACCCAGGCGTCCGTCGTTTGA